From a region of the Methanobacterium sp. genome:
- a CDS encoding ferritin — protein MIKKKVLDALNSQLNAELYSAYLYLSMEAYFESIDLSGFANWMRAQAQEELAHAMKFYDYIIQRGERVILPSIEEPPSKWESAHAVFEHVYKHEQKVTGLINSLVDLTASESDHATNNFLQWFVAEQVEEEESASSVLQRVKLTADSPGGLFILDNELGQRVFNPPTKGE, from the coding sequence ATGATTAAAAAGAAGGTTTTGGATGCTTTGAATTCTCAATTAAATGCAGAACTTTATTCTGCATACCTCTATTTGTCAATGGAGGCATATTTTGAATCAATAGATTTAAGTGGATTTGCAAACTGGATGAGAGCGCAGGCACAGGAAGAATTAGCCCATGCAATGAAGTTTTATGACTATATAATTCAAAGAGGAGAAAGAGTTATTTTGCCATCTATTGAAGAACCACCATCTAAGTGGGAATCAGCTCATGCAGTTTTTGAACATGTTTACAAACACGAACAGAAAGTAACTGGTTTAATAAACTCTTTAGTGGATTTAACTGCTTCTGAAAGTGATCATGCTACCAATAATTTTCTCCAGTGGTTTGTAGCAGAGCAAGTAGAAGAAGAAGAGTCTGCTAGCAGTGTGCTTCAAAGAGTTAAACTTACAGCAGATTCACCTGGTGGATTGTTTATTTTAGACAATGAACTTGGACAAAGAGTATTTAATCCGCCTACCAAAGGAGAATAA
- a CDS encoding flavin reductase family protein → MDFEEIGTENAYRILAPRPTIIVTTINKKGEVNAAPFSFTMPVSMNPPLIAFASVTSHDTYKNIAEVDEFVVNIPNENILKELWITGEKFPYGINEIEKANLTPKSSKKVSPPGIDECVACIECKVHWIKKAGDHDIIVGEVLDVSIQSDSLKEGLLDVKKVKPILHLGGMNFVVGDHLKKVE, encoded by the coding sequence ATGGATTTTGAAGAAATAGGCACTGAGAATGCATATAGAATACTCGCACCACGTCCCACTATTATTGTAACAACCATAAATAAGAAAGGAGAAGTGAATGCTGCTCCATTTTCTTTTACAATGCCTGTTTCAATGAATCCTCCCCTAATTGCCTTTGCATCAGTTACCAGTCATGATACATACAAAAATATAGCTGAAGTGGATGAATTTGTGGTAAATATTCCCAATGAAAACATTTTAAAGGAATTGTGGATAACAGGGGAAAAATTTCCCTATGGTATAAACGAAATAGAAAAAGCTAATCTTACCCCAAAATCTTCAAAAAAAGTTTCACCACCGGGAATTGATGAATGTGTAGCATGTATAGAATGCAAGGTGCATTGGATTAAAAAAGCAGGAGATCATGATATTATAGTGGGAGAAGTTTTGGATGTAAGTATTCAAAGTGATTCCCTAAAAGAAGGTCTTCTCGATGTTAAAAAGGTAAAACCAATCTTGCATTTAGGTGGAATGAATTTTGTAGTAGGGGATCATCTTAAAAAGGTAGAATAA
- a CDS encoding roadblock/LC7 domain-containing protein has translation MTKTKKEKLDDVLTGLMQVGQIKASGIVSKEGLLINSRTPPDVDARIFSALCSTIMGAAEAASGQMNTGFVKEISVKTEKGTIVLMPAGDKAILTALTEIDAQLGLILFEMESRANQVDTILKEM, from the coding sequence ATGACAAAAACAAAAAAAGAAAAACTGGATGATGTGCTTACCGGCCTTATGCAGGTCGGACAGATCAAAGCTAGTGGAATAGTTTCAAAAGAGGGATTGTTAATAAATTCAAGAACTCCTCCCGATGTTGACGCTAGAATATTTTCTGCTCTGTGTTCAACCATAATGGGTGCTGCAGAAGCAGCATCAGGACAAATGAACACCGGATTTGTAAAAGAAATATCTGTAAAGACTGAAAAAGGTACCATAGTTTTAATGCCTGCAGGAGACAAAGCAATATTAACCGCATTAACTGAAATAGACGCTCAACTTGGACTTATCCTCTTTGAAATGGAATCCCGTGCAAATCAAGTGGATACAATACTCAAGGAGATGTAA
- a CDS encoding UbiX family flavin prenyltransferase: MIVIAITGASGVVYGVKLLEALNKLNRDTALLMTDPAKIILKYEMNMEEEELRQLTTVIYDPKDLTASINSGSCRFNSMVIAPCTMKTVSAIANGYANNAITRAADVTLKEKRKLVLVPRETPFRSVHLENMLKISNEGGIILPAMPGFYHKPENIDDLCNFVVGKILDALEIDNNLFKRWHDENL, encoded by the coding sequence ATGATAGTAATTGCAATTACCGGTGCAAGTGGAGTTGTTTACGGAGTAAAACTACTTGAAGCCCTAAATAAATTAAATAGAGATACAGCTCTTTTAATGACAGATCCTGCCAAAATAATCCTTAAATATGAAATGAACATGGAAGAAGAAGAGTTAAGACAGCTTACAACTGTAATTTATGATCCCAAAGATTTAACAGCTTCAATTAACAGCGGATCCTGTAGATTTAATTCAATGGTTATAGCTCCCTGTACAATGAAGACAGTCTCAGCAATAGCTAATGGTTACGCAAATAACGCCATTACAAGAGCTGCAGATGTGACACTTAAAGAAAAAAGGAAATTAGTACTTGTACCTCGTGAAACTCCATTTAGATCTGTCCATCTTGAAAATATGCTTAAAATAAGTAATGAAGGTGGAATAATTTTACCTGCAATGCCTGGATTTTACCATAAACCTGAAAATATTGATGATCTATGTAATTTTGTTGTTGGTAAAATTTTAGATGCCTTAGAAATTGATAATAATCTTTTTAAACGATGGCATGATGAAAATTTATAA
- the cbiT gene encoding precorrin-6Y C5,15-methyltransferase (decarboxylating) subunit CbiT, with product MIPDNDFITNKDVPGPTKEEIRCLVICKSDVAKNDIVVDVGCGTGGLTVEFAKRAKKVYAIDQNIKAINTTEENLKKHNLEEKVELMHIDALEAFKNIAKIDILMIGGSGGNLTSIIEEGHKKISSNGKIIVTSILVETPPEAIKIMNKLNMKLNVVNVSISKGKLIERGTMMLANNPITIIVGKK from the coding sequence ATGATTCCAGACAACGATTTTATAACCAATAAAGATGTTCCAGGGCCAACAAAAGAAGAGATTAGGTGTCTTGTTATTTGCAAATCAGATGTAGCCAAAAATGACATTGTAGTTGATGTAGGCTGTGGAACTGGCGGACTAACTGTAGAATTTGCAAAAAGAGCTAAAAAAGTATATGCAATCGATCAAAACATTAAAGCCATCAATACTACAGAAGAAAACCTTAAAAAGCACAATTTAGAAGAAAAAGTAGAACTTATGCACATTGATGCTCTTGAAGCCTTTAAAAACATTGCCAAAATAGATATTTTAATGATTGGAGGGAGTGGAGGAAATTTAACTTCAATTATAGAAGAAGGTCATAAAAAAATCAGTTCCAATGGAAAGATTATTGTAACATCTATTTTAGTTGAAACTCCTCCTGAAGCAATTAAAATTATGAATAAGCTAAATATGAAATTAAATGTGGTTAATGTATCAATATCTAAGGGTAAACTCATAGAAAGAGGAACCATGATGCTTGCAAATAACCCTATAACCATTATCGTTGGAAAAAAATAA
- a CDS encoding ABC transporter ATP-binding protein, whose product MIEVKDLSKTYKMENSDEIKALKDINLNVKEGEILGIIGMSGSGKSTLLRILRGVEPFDSGEIILDDIKVSFDSTPYYYTKLKKVTAIHLQRSFGLWAETSLQNVIRKLSGAKYGDESLQDFEDAKEEFDEQAREILKIVGLDHKADHFAPVLSGGEKQRLIMARQLAKQPKVLLLDEPATMSCPKTKQEILDSIKNINKELGVTVVLVSHLPEVHEYLVDRLVLMENGEIIDEGSPKEIVTEFMKDMAPMEPLAGPENIGDPIIKVEDLDRRFFLIKGGSTLRIKDISFDIKKGEIVSLIGPSGAGKTVLLRMIAGLDFPDSGDVLFKLNSNWVNMQDLGLERMKVRRKIGFMHQEFSLTHFATIKDQIASRLGVKDEYVLYEARKKAEELGISEKILDILYQLTDLPENEAKSQLEKIGLSSNILEKLFPKFPDKEVKKYAEPVFEALDLSMDILDRKSYELSGGQKVRATLALVLTSNPEVLILDEPFGDLDPITLRMVSNSLKRINKKFGTTIIMVSHHVDFIREVTTRALMIEEGKLIGDGDPKKLCDEFLKICNAKYLMQKN is encoded by the coding sequence ATGATAGAAGTGAAAGACTTATCGAAAACTTATAAAATGGAAAACAGTGATGAAATCAAAGCACTGAAGGATATTAATCTTAATGTTAAAGAAGGAGAGATATTAGGAATAATTGGAATGAGCGGATCCGGAAAAAGCACACTTTTAAGGATTCTAAGAGGGGTGGAACCCTTTGATAGTGGTGAAATAATTCTTGATGACATAAAAGTGTCTTTTGATTCAACTCCTTACTACTATACAAAGCTTAAAAAGGTAACAGCGATCCATCTTCAAAGATCATTTGGTTTATGGGCAGAAACAAGTTTACAGAACGTAATAAGAAAATTATCTGGAGCTAAATATGGAGATGAATCATTACAGGATTTTGAAGATGCTAAAGAGGAGTTTGATGAACAGGCAAGGGAAATACTTAAAATTGTAGGTCTTGATCACAAAGCTGATCATTTTGCTCCTGTTTTAAGTGGCGGGGAAAAACAAAGACTAATTATGGCAAGACAACTTGCAAAACAGCCAAAAGTACTTCTGCTTGATGAACCTGCCACAATGTCATGTCCAAAAACAAAACAAGAAATTTTGGATTCTATAAAGAATATAAACAAGGAATTAGGAGTCACTGTTGTATTGGTATCTCATCTGCCGGAAGTTCACGAATATCTTGTTGATAGATTAGTTCTTATGGAAAATGGAGAGATTATTGATGAAGGTTCTCCTAAAGAAATAGTCACAGAATTTATGAAAGATATGGCACCAATGGAACCTTTAGCAGGGCCAGAGAATATAGGAGATCCTATAATTAAAGTAGAGGATTTAGACAGGCGATTTTTCCTTATTAAAGGTGGCAGTACTCTTCGAATTAAAGATATAAGCTTTGATATTAAAAAAGGAGAGATAGTGTCATTGATAGGGCCGAGTGGGGCAGGAAAAACAGTTTTACTTAGAATGATAGCTGGTCTTGATTTCCCGGATTCAGGAGATGTTCTTTTTAAATTGAACAGTAACTGGGTTAATATGCAAGATCTAGGGCTTGAAAGAATGAAGGTTAGGAGAAAAATTGGATTCATGCACCAGGAATTTTCTCTTACTCATTTTGCAACTATTAAAGACCAGATAGCGTCTCGGCTTGGGGTTAAAGACGAATATGTTTTATATGAAGCCCGTAAAAAAGCTGAAGAATTAGGAATTAGTGAAAAAATACTTGATATATTATATCAGCTTACAGATCTTCCAGAAAACGAAGCTAAATCACAATTAGAAAAAATTGGACTTTCATCTAACATTTTAGAAAAATTGTTCCCTAAATTTCCAGATAAAGAAGTTAAAAAATATGCTGAACCTGTATTTGAAGCACTTGATTTATCAATGGATATTCTGGATAGAAAATCTTATGAACTGTCCGGAGGCCAAAAAGTCAGAGCTACACTGGCCCTTGTATTAACATCCAACCCTGAAGTTTTAATATTAGATGAACCCTTTGGAGATCTTGACCCTATCACACTTAGAATGGTTTCAAATTCTCTTAAAAGAATAAATAAAAAATTTGGCACAACTATAATAATGGTCAGTCATCATGTAGACTTTATTAGAGAAGTTACAACAAGAGCATTGATGATTGAGGAGGGTAAGCTTATAGGAGATGGTGATCCTAAAAAACTATGCGATGAATTCCTCAAAATTTGTAATGCTAAATATCTGATGCAAAAAAATTAA
- a CDS encoding pseudomurein-binding protein: protein MERINLKQYRKMVGEIIEYKKLNKKMPDYIMVEEFKISKKDYIDMMERVNKFILEMGRNPRTVDIKSTKEELEY from the coding sequence ATGGAGAGAATTAATCTTAAACAATACCGAAAAATGGTTGGAGAAATAATTGAATATAAAAAGTTGAATAAAAAAATGCCTGATTATATAATGGTTGAAGAATTTAAAATCTCCAAAAAAGATTATATAGATATGATGGAACGTGTAAACAAATTTATACTTGAGATGGGTCGTAATCCGCGGACAGTTGATATTAAATCTACAAAAGAAGAGTTAGAATACTAA
- a CDS encoding nicotinamide-nucleotide adenylyltransferase — protein MIVLRGLLVGRMQPVHEGHLQVIKSILKEVEEVIIGIGSAQLSHTSKDPFTAGERVMMLTKALTDNGISASKYYIIPVQDVACNSIWVAHIKMLTPPFEHIYSGNSLVQRLFIEDGFEVTEPPLFNREIYSGTEVRKRMLEDDDWESLVPQSVVNVIKEIDGVSRLKHLSRKEVSERIK, from the coding sequence GTGATTGTTTTGAGAGGATTACTTGTTGGAAGAATGCAGCCAGTTCATGAAGGACATCTTCAGGTAATAAAAAGCATTCTTAAAGAGGTTGAAGAAGTTATAATTGGTATTGGAAGTGCACAATTAAGCCATACCTCAAAAGACCCATTTACTGCAGGTGAAAGAGTAATGATGCTTACCAAGGCCCTTACTGATAATGGTATTTCAGCTTCAAAATATTATATAATACCAGTACAGGATGTTGCTTGCAATTCTATTTGGGTTGCACATATTAAAATGTTAACACCCCCATTTGAGCATATATACTCTGGAAATTCCCTGGTTCAACGTCTTTTTATTGAAGATGGATTTGAAGTCACAGAGCCGCCTTTATTTAATCGTGAAATTTATTCTGGAACCGAAGTTAGGAAAAGAATGCTTGAAGATGATGATTGGGAGTCACTTGTTCCTCAATCTGTTGTAAATGTTATAAAAGAGATAGATGGCGTTTCAAGACTTAAACATTTATCCAGAAAAGAAGTATCTGAAAGAATTAAATAA
- a CDS encoding rubredoxin, with translation MQKYICIACGYVYDPEEGDTMSGIDAGTAFEDLPDDWVCPMCGVGKDQFEPVD, from the coding sequence ATGCAGAAGTATATATGTATAGCATGTGGTTATGTATACGACCCTGAAGAAGGCGATACAATGTCAGGAATTGACGCAGGCACAGCTTTTGAAGATTTACCCGATGATTGGGTCTGTCCAATGTGTGGTGTTGGAAAAGATCAATTTGAACCTGTGGATTAA
- a CDS encoding universal stress protein, with amino-acid sequence MFETIVVPTDGSKFAQKAEDMAISIANKYDAKIVGAYVIDDKLIYPYEVLEEEGKSILKNLSDKAKEKGVIVDEILVVGNPAKDLVTIIRRMDPDIVVIGTHGKKGLEKLLMGSVAENILKTVEKPVLLVK; translated from the coding sequence ATGTTTGAAACAATCGTTGTTCCCACTGATGGCTCAAAATTTGCTCAAAAAGCTGAGGATATGGCAATTTCTATTGCAAATAAGTATGATGCAAAGATTGTTGGGGCTTATGTCATTGATGATAAGCTTATTTATCCCTATGAAGTTCTTGAAGAAGAGGGTAAATCCATATTAAAAAATTTAAGCGACAAAGCAAAAGAAAAAGGAGTAATTGTAGATGAAATTCTTGTTGTGGGAAACCCTGCAAAGGATTTGGTTACAATTATCCGAAGAATGGATCCAGACATTGTTGTAATAGGAACTCATGGAAAAAAAGGTTTAGAAAAACTTTTAATGGGAAGTGTGGCTGAAAACATTTTAAAAACAGTAGAAAAACCAGTTTTACTTGTAAAATAA
- a CDS encoding molybdenum cofactor biosynthesis protein MoaE, with protein MALNVKILTKDDAEVTLCDLITQVKKIPEIDECGAIFSFEGIVRGKEKDKNVQKLILSTSNIKKTEEELINIIKETKDKYKVAEIAAVHYIGEFYTGDSLLLVVVAGGHREETRDALKETIERIKFDLDFKKEEFTDSGTNIIMSGG; from the coding sequence ATGGCTTTAAATGTAAAGATCTTAACAAAAGATGATGCAGAAGTTACATTGTGTGATCTGATTACGCAAGTTAAAAAGATTCCTGAAATTGATGAATGCGGGGCAATATTCTCATTTGAAGGCATTGTTAGAGGCAAAGAAAAGGATAAAAATGTCCAGAAATTAATTTTAAGTACTTCCAATATTAAAAAAACTGAAGAAGAACTTATAAACATTATAAAAGAAACTAAAGATAAGTATAAAGTGGCTGAAATAGCAGCAGTGCATTATATTGGTGAATTTTATACTGGAGACTCACTTTTACTTGTGGTTGTAGCTGGAGGACACCGCGAGGAAACACGGGATGCTCTAAAAGAGACTATTGAACGTATAAAGTTTGATCTTGACTTTAAAAAAGAAGAATTTACAGATAGTGGAACAAATATTATTATGTCCGGCGGATAA
- a CDS encoding rubredoxin — protein sequence MATKYKCGVCGYIYDPETGEPRTKTDPGTSFEELPDLWRCPKCGAGKIRFTALK from the coding sequence ATGGCAACTAAATACAAATGTGGAGTATGTGGTTACATATATGACCCTGAAACAGGCGAACCAAGAACAAAAACAGATCCTGGAACTTCATTTGAAGAATTACCAGATTTATGGCGCTGTCCAAAATGTGGTGCGGGCAAAATCAGATTTACAGCCCTTAAATAA
- a CDS encoding HD domain-containing protein, translating to MKLIRDSVHGNLDVDEFEIKLADTPQIQRLRRIKQLGFTSLVYPGANHSRFEHSIGTMHIASQIADNVGLDDYDKKMIRACALLHDTGHGPFSHVSEGVLETPHEYLTSHVIKESQLSDILSEMFDPQEIIKIINGKGPLGQIMSGELDADRMDYLVRDSYYTGVAYGMIDVERLINSMKLEENLIIELKGLQAAESALIARYLMYPSVYQHHTTRIINSMFRRCMKWLFDTQTIDPKKIYNYDDADIVSIARSQKGRVKDIIQRLDNRDLFKRVFSVKLSDLEEPKDVFKIKESKLKKIELEIAEDLGSPADYTIIDIPEYPFFNEMRTLVSVGDEHVKLSEISSLVNALKNVRFNYADICIYVPDEYAQKSSNFPFENYIELTMQKNIKDWL from the coding sequence TTGAAGCTTATACGTGACAGTGTACATGGAAATCTTGATGTAGATGAATTTGAGATTAAATTAGCAGACACTCCCCAAATTCAGCGTTTAAGACGTATCAAACAGCTTGGATTTACCAGTCTTGTGTATCCTGGTGCAAATCACTCACGTTTTGAGCATTCAATTGGAACCATGCACATTGCATCCCAGATTGCAGATAATGTTGGTCTGGATGATTATGATAAAAAAATGATTAGAGCATGTGCTCTTTTACATGATACAGGTCATGGCCCATTTTCACATGTTTCAGAAGGAGTATTGGAAACTCCCCATGAATATTTAACCTCCCATGTGATTAAAGAGTCCCAATTATCAGACATATTGTCTGAAATGTTTGATCCACAAGAAATTATCAAAATTATAAATGGAAAAGGCCCATTAGGCCAAATAATGAGTGGAGAATTGGATGCAGATCGTATGGATTATCTTGTAAGAGATTCCTATTATACAGGAGTTGCTTATGGAATGATCGATGTTGAAAGGCTTATAAATTCCATGAAATTAGAAGAAAACTTAATTATTGAATTAAAAGGACTTCAAGCTGCTGAATCTGCGCTTATTGCAAGATATTTAATGTATCCCAGCGTTTATCAGCACCACACAACACGAATAATAAATTCAATGTTTAGAAGATGTATGAAATGGTTATTTGACACCCAAACAATTGATCCTAAAAAAATTTATAATTATGACGATGCAGATATTGTTTCAATTGCAAGGTCACAAAAAGGTAGGGTAAAAGATATTATCCAACGGTTAGATAACCGTGATTTATTTAAAAGAGTATTTTCAGTGAAACTCAGCGATCTTGAAGAACCTAAAGACGTATTTAAAATTAAAGAAAGTAAACTTAAAAAAATCGAACTGGAAATTGCAGAAGATTTAGGCTCGCCAGCAGATTACACTATAATAGATATACCCGAATATCCCTTTTTTAACGAAATGCGAACACTGGTATCTGTTGGAGATGAACACGTAAAATTAAGTGAAATATCAAGTCTGGTTAACGCTCTTAAAAATGTTAGATTCAATTATGCAGATATATGTATTTATGTTCCAGATGAATATGCCCAAAAATCCTCAAATTTCCCATTTGAAAATTATATTGAACTTACAATGCAAAAAAATATAAAAGACTGGTTATAA
- a CDS encoding peroxiredoxin, producing MGKKVKIYEVRKTKKIDDGGTGGMPLIGSKFPKIKDVKTTKGIIKLPKAFKGKWFVLFSHPADFTPVCTTEFLEFQRNYSKFKKLNCELIGLSIDQVFSHHKWIEWIKENFKVKIEFPVIADTGEIASRLGLIHPAKGTNTVRAVFIVDPEGIIRAMIYYPQELGRNMDEILRAIEGLKVSEEEGVAIPANWPKNGFFGSDVIIPPAGDEETIKERQKKSKAGEYECVDWWLCHKKWFKAYETSKWRDI from the coding sequence ATGGGTAAAAAAGTAAAGATATATGAAGTAAGGAAAACCAAGAAGATTGATGATGGTGGAACTGGTGGAATGCCACTTATTGGCTCAAAATTCCCTAAAATTAAGGATGTAAAAACAACAAAAGGTATTATAAAACTTCCAAAAGCCTTTAAAGGAAAATGGTTTGTTTTATTCAGCCACCCTGCTGATTTCACGCCAGTTTGTACAACCGAATTTTTAGAATTTCAAAGAAACTACAGTAAATTCAAGAAACTAAACTGTGAATTAATTGGATTAAGCATTGATCAGGTCTTTTCACACCATAAATGGATTGAATGGATAAAAGAAAACTTCAAAGTAAAAATTGAATTTCCAGTTATAGCTGATACTGGTGAAATAGCAAGTAGATTAGGTTTAATCCATCCAGCTAAAGGAACAAATACTGTAAGGGCTGTTTTTATTGTAGATCCTGAAGGAATCATCAGAGCAATGATATATTACCCACAAGAGCTTGGAAGAAACATGGATGAAATATTAAGGGCAATTGAAGGTCTTAAAGTTAGTGAAGAAGAGGGAGTGGCTATTCCAGCTAACTGGCCTAAAAATGGATTTTTTGGAAGTGATGTCATAATTCCACCAGCTGGAGATGAAGAAACAATCAAAGAAAGACAGAAAAAATCTAAAGCCGGAGAATATGAATGTGTTGACTGGTGGTTATGCCATAAGAAATGGTTTAAAGCCTATGAAACATCTAAATGGAGAGATATTTAA
- a CDS encoding FprA family A-type flavoprotein gives MVLRIIKPEIYYTGVIDWDRRLFDEIIPLPEGTSYNSYLIKASKKNALIDTADPNKKEEFLDNLKKVDIKIDYIISNHAEQDHSGLIGEVLDIYEDAKVITSPKCKELLKELFLIEDDKFITVEDGETLSLGDKTLKFIYTPWVHWPETMVTYLEEEKILFSCDFFGSHIATSQLFVKNEEHVYNAAKRYYAEIMMPFRLFIRKNMEKINELDIDIVAPSHGPLYPKPELIFEAYNAWISDNTKNEVIIPYISMHGSTKKMVDYLVSILIENGITVKPFNLTVSDIGELAMSLVDASTLVIATPTILTGPHPSVVYATYLVNALRPKLKFISIIGSYGWGGRTVEILKGILTNLKPEIIDPVIIKGFPKENDFKSIDNLADEIFKKHKEIGLID, from the coding sequence ATGGTACTCCGAATTATTAAACCCGAAATTTACTATACTGGCGTTATAGATTGGGATAGGAGATTATTTGATGAAATAATCCCTCTCCCTGAGGGTACAAGTTATAATTCCTATTTAATAAAGGCCAGTAAGAAGAATGCACTTATAGATACTGCTGATCCCAATAAAAAAGAAGAATTTTTAGATAATCTGAAAAAAGTAGATATTAAGATTGATTATATTATTTCTAACCATGCAGAACAAGATCACTCTGGTTTAATAGGTGAAGTTCTTGATATTTATGAAGATGCAAAGGTTATAACCTCTCCAAAATGCAAAGAACTTCTAAAAGAACTTTTTTTAATTGAAGATGATAAATTCATAACAGTTGAAGATGGAGAAACACTCTCACTTGGAGATAAAACACTTAAATTTATTTACACTCCTTGGGTGCACTGGCCAGAAACAATGGTTACGTATCTTGAGGAAGAAAAAATTCTTTTTTCATGCGATTTCTTTGGATCACATATTGCAACAAGTCAACTATTTGTAAAAAACGAAGAACATGTCTACAACGCCGCAAAAAGGTACTATGCAGAGATAATGATGCCTTTCAGGCTTTTTATACGTAAAAATATGGAAAAAATCAATGAACTGGACATTGACATTGTAGCTCCAAGTCACGGACCATTATATCCAAAACCAGAACTTATTTTTGAAGCATATAATGCTTGGATAAGTGATAACACTAAAAATGAAGTAATCATACCTTATATATCAATGCATGGTAGTACAAAGAAAATGGTTGATTATTTAGTTAGTATCTTAATTGAAAATGGAATAACAGTAAAACCATTTAATTTGACCGTTTCAGACATAGGAGAATTAGCTATGTCTTTGGTGGATGCATCTACACTGGTTATTGCTACACCAACTATTTTAACTGGCCCTCATCCAAGTGTAGTTTATGCTACATATCTTGTTAATGCACTAAGACCTAAATTAAAATTTATATCCATAATAGGTTCATATGGATGGGGCGGAAGGACAGTTGAAATTCTCAAAGGAATTTTAACAAATTTAAAGCCTGAAATTATAGATCCTGTCATAATAAAAGGATTTCCAAAGGAAAATGACTTTAAAAGTATTGATAACTTAGCAGATGAAATTTTTAAAAAGCATAAAGAAATTGGTTTAATTGATTAA